The proteins below are encoded in one region of Alistipes communis:
- a CDS encoding YbjN domain-containing protein, which yields MTTQEMIFDYLKVQGLVPEYDEDKDIRFKYQMRNFVVSNYPDDRQFLQIMMPFIFDVTAENRVAALEACNKINLSKKIVKAVVMGEGVFLMTEVLLDETPEPSVMVPRMLDMLVGAQQSFYDTLREM from the coding sequence ATGACCACACAAGAGATGATTTTCGACTACCTCAAAGTGCAGGGACTCGTGCCCGAATACGATGAGGACAAGGACATCCGATTCAAATACCAGATGCGTAATTTCGTTGTCTCCAACTATCCAGATGACAGGCAGTTCCTGCAAATCATGATGCCGTTCATCTTCGACGTGACGGCCGAGAATCGTGTCGCGGCGCTCGAAGCCTGCAACAAGATCAACCTGTCGAAGAAGATCGTCAAGGCCGTCGTGATGGGCGAAGGCGTTTTTCTGATGACCGAGGTGCTGCTGGACGAGACGCCCGAACCTTCCGTGATGGTTCCCCGTATGCTCGACATGCTGGTCGGTGCGCAGCAGAGTTTTTACGATACGCTGCGCGAGATGTAA
- a CDS encoding AAA family ATPase → MSILKNNDTFAGSYVVRFFIKEGSCAETYRVCDIREQPFFLKIFDLERIPAARLTKGGMPFEVEMCARLEHPSLVACRRTGIESIGDKRYAYLITDYIQGGLLAELLSREHRLPVAQAVELTIRVLEGLSYLHGQAETLIHNDITARNIMYDCVGDALLRPRIIDMGHLSHPVMGRPDFQTSDLELCYRAPETFIGIYSKLSDLFSVGVLLYEMIYGCLPWSCDASKSPSEAREELREARKAGLRFPEKEPEGMTEQLHKVLQRALALIDRDRFGSADEFIGALRGEEVKMPPTKRESAAPPSANGDVTTDGEQRGGEAEGEAPRATFAKGEGNGFADVAGMEELKQLLRAKVINVLQDRERALKYRLAIPNGMLLYGPPGCGKTFIAEKFAEETGFNYTVVKSSDLASIYIHGSQQMIGKLFDEARAKAPTVLCFDEFDALVPSRKESTHASMAGEVNEFLSQLNNCGKKGVFVIATSNRPDMIDPAVLRTGRIDRMIYVPVPDKDARRLLFEINLKDRPTEDVDCAALAERTVNFVASDIAYAVNDAAITAAFANVPISQKILCETLDCMRPSVTEEMLAEYDKLRDKMTGMERRAARTPIGFKRQTH, encoded by the coding sequence ATGAGTATTTTAAAGAATAACGATACGTTCGCCGGCAGCTATGTCGTGCGTTTTTTTATCAAGGAGGGAAGTTGTGCCGAGACCTACCGCGTCTGCGATATTCGGGAACAGCCGTTCTTCCTGAAAATCTTCGATCTGGAACGGATTCCCGCCGCGAGGCTCACGAAAGGAGGAATGCCTTTCGAGGTGGAGATGTGCGCACGGTTGGAGCACCCGTCGCTGGTGGCCTGCCGGCGCACGGGGATCGAGTCGATCGGCGACAAACGGTACGCCTACCTGATTACCGATTACATTCAGGGCGGTCTGCTGGCCGAGCTGCTGAGCCGCGAACACCGGCTGCCAGTAGCGCAGGCCGTCGAGCTGACGATCCGTGTGCTGGAAGGGTTGAGCTACCTGCACGGTCAGGCGGAAACGTTGATTCATAACGATATAACGGCACGCAACATCATGTACGACTGCGTGGGCGATGCCCTGCTCCGGCCCCGGATCATCGATATGGGGCATCTCTCGCATCCGGTGATGGGGCGTCCCGATTTCCAGACCTCCGATCTGGAACTGTGCTATCGTGCGCCCGAAACCTTCATCGGAATCTACTCCAAACTGTCCGACCTCTTTTCGGTCGGCGTGCTGCTTTACGAGATGATCTACGGGTGTCTGCCGTGGAGCTGCGATGCGTCGAAATCGCCCTCGGAGGCGCGCGAAGAGCTGCGTGAGGCGCGCAAGGCGGGGCTTCGCTTTCCGGAGAAAGAGCCGGAGGGGATGACCGAACAGTTGCACAAGGTGCTGCAACGCGCCCTGGCGCTGATCGACCGCGACCGTTTCGGCAGTGCCGACGAGTTTATCGGGGCGCTGCGCGGCGAGGAGGTGAAGATGCCGCCTACCAAGCGCGAATCCGCTGCGCCGCCTTCGGCGAACGGCGATGTTACGACCGATGGGGAACAGCGCGGCGGAGAGGCCGAAGGCGAAGCCCCGCGTGCGACCTTCGCCAAGGGCGAGGGCAACGGTTTTGCCGACGTGGCGGGAATGGAGGAGTTGAAGCAGCTGCTGCGGGCGAAAGTGATCAATGTGTTGCAGGATCGGGAGCGGGCGCTCAAATATCGTCTGGCGATTCCCAACGGTATGCTGCTCTACGGCCCTCCGGGATGCGGCAAGACCTTCATCGCCGAGAAGTTCGCCGAGGAGACGGGATTCAACTATACGGTGGTCAAGTCGTCGGACCTGGCGAGCATCTACATCCACGGTTCGCAGCAGATGATCGGGAAACTTTTCGACGAGGCGCGTGCCAAGGCGCCGACCGTGCTCTGTTTCGATGAGTTCGACGCGCTGGTACCCAGCCGCAAGGAGTCGACGCATGCGAGTATGGCGGGCGAAGTCAACGAGTTCCTGTCGCAGCTCAACAACTGCGGCAAGAAGGGGGTCTTCGTGATCGCCACCTCGAACCGTCCCGACATGATCGACCCTGCCGTCTTGCGCACGGGGCGTATCGACCGGATGATCTATGTGCCGGTTCCCGACAAGGACGCCCGTCGGCTGCTCTTCGAGATCAACCTCAAAGATCGTCCCACGGAAGATGTCGATTGTGCCGCGCTGGCGGAGCGGACGGTCAATTTCGTGGCGAGCGACATCGCCTATGCCGTCAACGACGCGGCCATCACGGCGGCATTCGCCAATGTGCCCATTTCTCAGAAGATTCTCTGCGAAACGCTCGACTGTATGCGGCCGTCGGTCACGGAGGAGATGCTGGCCGAGTACGACAAGCTGCGCGACAAGATGACCGGCATGGAGCGGCGGGCCGCACGTACTCCGATCGGATTTAAACGACAAACCCATTAA
- a CDS encoding lipocalin-like domain-containing protein, translated as MKKVVMMACAALLAVSCGGDKKAEIKQMSGFVDGGTSMHVLVVDPIGGDAARQSFALDDATDLKEAYGLLEGNVVMVDYKAAGEGEMPVATKVACSKDYADAIGRWVMPDPVKEGEVMGVELRVGGKAQSINMATLPYASWELQGEPGKLILHGQSIGNGQTIDVTDTAVLGENGGVPTLTIEGSGVVYTRGE; from the coding sequence ATGAAAAAAGTAGTGATGATGGCATGCGCGGCTTTGCTGGCCGTGTCGTGCGGAGGTGATAAGAAGGCCGAAATCAAGCAGATGTCGGGCTTTGTCGACGGCGGAACGTCGATGCACGTGCTGGTGGTCGATCCGATCGGCGGCGATGCCGCCCGGCAGAGTTTCGCGCTGGACGATGCGACTGATCTTAAAGAGGCTTACGGCCTGCTGGAAGGCAACGTGGTGATGGTGGATTACAAGGCTGCCGGCGAGGGCGAGATGCCTGTTGCCACGAAAGTGGCGTGCAGCAAGGATTACGCCGATGCCATCGGCCGTTGGGTGATGCCCGATCCGGTCAAGGAGGGCGAGGTGATGGGGGTCGAACTGCGAGTCGGCGGCAAGGCGCAGTCGATCAACATGGCGACGCTGCCGTATGCCTCGTGGGAGTTGCAGGGCGAGCCCGGCAAGCTGATCCTCCACGGGCAGAGCATCGGCAACGGCCAGACGATCGACGTGACCGATACGGCCGTGCTGGGCGAGAACGGAGGCGTGCCGACCCTGACGATCGAGGGATCGGGTGTCGTATACACCAGGGGCGAGTAA
- the gltA gene encoding NADPH-dependent glutamate synthase: protein MANKIPRVPVREQDPALRATNFEEVCYGYNLEEARTEASRCLHCRNPRCVAACPVGVQIPDFISRLCEGDVAGAADVIARDSSLPSICGRVCPQETQCEGACVLGIKGEPVAVGKLERFVGDWNIGHAAQCAAALPARNGRRVAVVGSGPAGLACASDLAKMGYEVKIFEALHKVGGVLVYGIPEFRLPKQKIVEREVEAVRRLGVEIETDVIVGRTVTVDSLLGEEGFDAVFIGSGAGLPRFMGIGGENLNGVVSANEFLTRANLMHAYDARYDTPIYVGQRVVVVGGGNVAMDAVRTAKRLGAEATIVYRRSEAELPARAEEVHHAKEEGIVFRMLANPVEVLGDEQGWVRGLRCVEMTLGEPDESGRRRPVEKEGSEFDVPCDVVIMALGTSPNPLLAATTSGLETDRRGCLTADAEGRTTRAGVFAGGDAVTGAATVILAMGAGRRAARAIDEYIRTR, encoded by the coding sequence ATGGCGAACAAAATACCGCGCGTGCCGGTGCGCGAACAGGATCCGGCGCTCCGTGCGACCAATTTCGAAGAGGTCTGCTACGGGTATAATCTCGAAGAGGCACGGACCGAAGCGTCGCGTTGCCTGCATTGCCGCAATCCCCGCTGCGTGGCGGCCTGTCCGGTCGGGGTGCAGATTCCCGATTTCATCTCCCGCTTGTGCGAAGGCGATGTGGCGGGGGCTGCCGACGTGATCGCCCGCGACAGTTCGCTGCCGTCGATCTGCGGCCGCGTCTGCCCGCAGGAGACGCAGTGCGAAGGGGCCTGCGTGCTCGGCATCAAGGGCGAGCCGGTGGCCGTGGGCAAGCTCGAACGGTTCGTGGGCGACTGGAACATCGGCCATGCGGCGCAGTGCGCCGCGGCGTTGCCGGCGCGCAACGGCCGTCGGGTGGCTGTCGTGGGGAGCGGGCCTGCGGGTCTGGCCTGTGCGAGCGACTTGGCCAAGATGGGTTACGAAGTGAAGATTTTCGAGGCACTGCACAAGGTGGGCGGGGTGCTGGTCTACGGCATTCCGGAGTTCCGACTGCCCAAGCAGAAGATCGTCGAGCGCGAGGTCGAGGCCGTGAGGCGGCTGGGCGTCGAGATCGAGACCGACGTGATCGTCGGGCGCACGGTGACGGTCGATTCGCTGCTCGGTGAGGAGGGATTCGACGCCGTGTTCATCGGTTCGGGTGCCGGTCTGCCGCGTTTCATGGGGATCGGGGGCGAGAACCTGAACGGGGTGGTCTCGGCCAACGAATTCCTTACGCGCGCCAATCTGATGCACGCCTACGACGCACGTTACGATACGCCGATCTACGTCGGGCAGCGCGTCGTGGTAGTCGGCGGCGGCAACGTGGCCATGGACGCCGTGCGCACGGCCAAGCGGCTCGGTGCGGAGGCGACGATCGTCTACCGCCGTTCGGAGGCGGAGCTTCCGGCGCGCGCCGAGGAGGTGCACCACGCCAAGGAGGAGGGGATCGTCTTCCGGATGCTCGCCAATCCGGTCGAAGTGCTCGGCGACGAGCAGGGTTGGGTACGCGGACTGCGGTGCGTCGAAATGACGCTCGGCGAACCCGACGAGAGCGGCCGCCGCAGACCGGTCGAGAAGGAGGGGTCGGAGTTCGACGTGCCGTGCGACGTGGTCATCATGGCGCTCGGGACGTCGCCCAATCCGCTGTTGGCGGCGACGACCTCGGGATTGGAGACGGATCGGCGGGGATGCCTCACGGCCGATGCGGAGGGGCGCACGACACGGGCGGGCGTTTTCGCCGGCGGCGACGCCGTGACGGGTGCCGCGACGGTCATTCTGGCCATGGGGGCAGGCCGCCGTGCGGCACGCGCCATCGACGAATACATCCGGACGCGATAG
- a CDS encoding sulfide/dihydroorotate dehydrogenase-like FAD/NAD-binding protein codes for MFRIVEKTELAAGIFRMRVEAPRVAASALPGQFVIVRADEQGERVPLTVADYDRTAGTVTIVTQTIGVSTRKICALEAGDALADFAGPLGHPSEFVTLSPEALRGRRYLFVAGGVGTAPVYPQVKWLHEHGVGADVIVGAKTRDMLIYTDEMRAVAGNLYIATDDGSEGYKGMVTGLIRELIDTRGKRYDECVAIGPMVMMKFVALATREYGLKTTVSLNALMVDGTGMCGACRVTVGGKTFFTCVDGPEFDGHAVDFDEAMRRQGMYRTQEERARAIAAEREAGHRCRIGLDK; via the coding sequence ATGTTTAGAATCGTAGAAAAGACGGAACTCGCGGCGGGGATTTTCCGGATGCGGGTCGAAGCGCCGCGTGTGGCGGCTTCGGCGCTGCCCGGACAGTTCGTCATCGTCCGTGCCGACGAGCAGGGCGAGCGGGTGCCGCTGACGGTGGCCGATTACGACCGCACGGCCGGTACGGTCACGATCGTGACGCAGACGATCGGCGTCTCGACGCGCAAGATCTGCGCGTTGGAAGCCGGCGACGCGCTGGCCGATTTCGCCGGTCCGCTGGGGCACCCTTCGGAGTTCGTAACCTTGTCGCCCGAGGCGCTGCGCGGTCGGCGTTATCTTTTCGTCGCCGGCGGCGTAGGCACGGCGCCGGTCTATCCGCAGGTCAAGTGGTTGCACGAACACGGCGTCGGGGCCGATGTCATCGTGGGCGCCAAGACGCGCGACATGCTGATCTACACCGACGAGATGCGTGCCGTGGCGGGCAACCTCTACATCGCCACGGACGACGGTTCGGAAGGATATAAGGGGATGGTGACGGGACTGATCCGCGAGTTGATCGACACGCGGGGCAAGCGCTATGACGAGTGCGTGGCCATCGGCCCGATGGTGATGATGAAGTTCGTGGCGCTCGCCACGCGCGAATACGGGCTGAAAACCACCGTGTCGCTCAACGCGCTGATGGTCGATGGTACGGGGATGTGCGGCGCCTGCCGGGTGACGGTGGGCGGCAAGACCTTCTTCACCTGCGTCGACGGGCCGGAATTCGACGGTCATGCCGTCGATTTCGACGAGGCGATGCGCCGTCAGGGGATGTACCGCACGCAGGAGGAGCGCGCACGGGCGATCGCCGCCGAACGCGAGGCGGGACACCGGTGCCGCATAGGACTCGACAAATAA
- a CDS encoding DUF1573 domain-containing protein: MLPSLAQTPALCFDTLTWDFGTVAEAGGRVTHRFGFANRSGRPVVVTDVVATCGCTVPVYSKRPVLPGERSEIAVTFDPMNRPGRFDKAVSVFTSESGDPIRLRITGRVTPRERSVEELYPCDLGGGLRAAATSHAFGYVRHAQPQRSAIGLVNVSSEPIELTLRYGRQSGRLTASVPARLAAGERASFDFGYDLPAGCGVYGTLEDEIGLSVDGAPVADWIVVSGIAVDNPLLYSDNSAPKAEISENIVKFGPVKRSSGPSTKWISLRNTGECPLTVRAVESRVFGCTLRPGVRIAAGGEAQVGIRLTPSDCEYGVAVERIRIVTDDPERPMLTVRATAVIEQ; this comes from the coding sequence TTGTTGCCTTCTCTGGCGCAGACTCCTGCATTGTGCTTCGACACGCTGACCTGGGATTTCGGAACGGTCGCGGAGGCGGGCGGCAGGGTGACTCACCGTTTCGGGTTTGCGAACCGGAGCGGCCGTCCGGTGGTGGTGACCGACGTGGTGGCGACCTGCGGCTGTACGGTTCCGGTCTATTCGAAGCGTCCCGTGCTGCCGGGCGAGCGCTCCGAGATCGCCGTGACGTTCGATCCGATGAACCGGCCCGGACGGTTCGACAAGGCTGTTTCGGTCTTCACGTCGGAGAGCGGCGACCCGATCCGGTTGCGCATTACGGGGCGGGTGACGCCGCGCGAACGCAGCGTCGAGGAGCTCTATCCCTGCGATCTGGGCGGAGGGCTGCGGGCTGCGGCGACGAGCCATGCCTTCGGATACGTCCGGCACGCGCAGCCGCAGCGCAGCGCGATCGGCTTGGTCAACGTGTCGTCGGAACCGATCGAACTGACGTTGCGTTATGGCCGGCAGAGTGGCCGCCTGACGGCGAGCGTGCCGGCGCGGCTCGCTGCGGGGGAGCGGGCGTCGTTCGATTTCGGATACGACCTGCCTGCCGGATGCGGGGTTTACGGGACGTTGGAAGACGAGATCGGGCTGTCGGTCGACGGGGCTCCTGTGGCCGACTGGATCGTCGTGAGCGGCATTGCGGTGGATAATCCGCTCTTGTACAGCGATAATTCGGCTCCGAAGGCGGAAATAAGCGAAAATATTGTTAAATTTGGCCCGGTCAAGCGTTCTTCCGGGCCGTCGACGAAGTGGATTTCGTTGCGCAATACGGGCGAATGCCCGCTGACGGTACGGGCCGTGGAGAGCCGCGTATTCGGCTGTACGCTGCGACCGGGTGTGCGGATCGCTGCAGGCGGGGAGGCGCAGGTGGGGATCCGCCTTACGCCTTCCGACTGTGAATACGGCGTCGCGGTGGAGCGGATCCGCATCGTCACCGACGATCCCGAACGCCCGATGCTGACGGTGCGTGCGACGGCGGTGATCGAACAGTGA